TAGATAAGTACGATGTTCGTGAAAATAAATGGCTAATTGATCTAtttaaattgaaggaaaaatggGCCCAAGCATATGTTAAGAGAACTTTCATTGCAGGAATGAAGACAACCCAGCTTAGTGAGAGTTTCAATGTTGACTTGAAGGATTGCTTGCGTACTGATATCAATATAGTAGAGTTTTTCACTCATTTTGAAACGGTTGTCAATCAAAAGCGGGATAAGGAGTTAGAAGCAGAATACAACTCTATACATAAATTTCCAAGATTGAAGCTCAAAAGCTCTCCTATGCTTAACCAAGTAGCAATAGTGTACACACCTAagttgtttgatttatttcagaCAGAAGTTGAAGAGGTAATGGCACTTTCCATCCTACAATGCAATGTGAGTCAAACACATAGTTATGTGATTGGAGTTTTCAATCACAATGGAAAATATGAGGTCATGTGGAATCCATTAGATGAGACTCTATCTTGTAGTTGCAGAAAGTTTAAGTCATTTGGTATTTTATGTAGGCATGGTTTGAAATTTCTTGATGTATTGGATATCAAGTTGATTCCTAATAGATATATCATGAAGAGGTGGAAAAGAGATGCAAAAgatggaagggaaaaaaattgcaCAACACATAACATTAAGCCGGATACTTGACTGGAATATGTAGATTGGTATCGagatttatgtccaaaatatattcaattggTGAATGAGGCATGTGAAACTAAAGAAGGCCATAATATTCTAAGCTTAGCAATtgcaaatttgaaaaaaaaaactttgtgacCTTAGG
The DNA window shown above is from Quercus lobata isolate SW786 chromosome 7, ValleyOak3.0 Primary Assembly, whole genome shotgun sequence and carries:
- the LOC115951833 gene encoding protein FAR1-RELATED SEQUENCE 5-like, which encodes MPSQWKVAATHAIEIDLTHESGLRLKQSYELLSKQVDGYDNLGFTKQDHKNYLRIKRQREMEHGAAASLGRYFSHQLKENPSYYFATQLDYEELITNIFWADARMIIDYSHFGDVITFDTMYSTNRDARPLGVFLGLNHQRETVVFGGTLLYDETIESFNAEKHLGHLLKNEPQFNVDFLACIYEYDGEDEFLTAWNEMLDKYDVRENKWLIDLFKLKEKWAQAYVKRTFIAGMKTTQLSESFNVDLKDCLRTDINIVEFFTHFETVVNQKRDKELEAEYNSIHKFPRLKLKSSPMLNQVAIVYTPKLFDLFQTEVEEVMALSILQCNVSQTHSYVIGVFNHNGKYEVMWNPLDETLSCSCRKFKSFGILCRHGLKFLDVLDIKLIPNRYIMKRWKRDAKDGREKNCTTHNIKPDT